In one Corallococcus silvisoli genomic region, the following are encoded:
- the hpf gene encoding ribosome hibernation-promoting factor, HPF/YfiA family: protein MQLNITFRQFGASDSLKEYAREKVERVNRLLDRAGEAHVVLSLERHLHHADITIHSGAWILRGREKSDDMYASIDLAMDKIERQLRRYRDKLKSHHGKERVHHGQDLVRVRHDVFEVHEPEHEAAEATEAAEAAPPAPRPPAAVPVAEPGVARLVRTTHLAIQSLSVDDAVMQMNLMNNDFYVFQNQQSQALSIVYRRKEGGFGVIEPHLPSAPVAATGT, encoded by the coding sequence ATGCAGCTCAACATCACCTTCCGTCAATTCGGAGCGTCGGATTCCCTGAAGGAGTACGCCCGTGAAAAGGTCGAACGGGTGAACCGACTGCTGGACCGGGCTGGCGAGGCCCACGTGGTGCTGTCGTTGGAGCGGCACCTGCACCACGCGGACATCACCATCCACTCCGGCGCATGGATCCTCCGGGGGCGTGAGAAGAGCGATGACATGTACGCGTCCATCGACCTGGCGATGGACAAGATCGAACGCCAGCTGCGCCGCTACCGGGACAAGCTCAAGTCGCACCACGGCAAGGAGCGGGTCCACCACGGCCAGGACCTGGTGAGGGTCCGCCACGACGTCTTCGAGGTCCACGAGCCGGAGCACGAGGCCGCCGAGGCGACCGAAGCCGCCGAGGCCGCGCCCCCCGCCCCGCGCCCCCCGGCCGCCGTGCCGGTGGCCGAGCCGGGCGTCGCCCGCCTGGTGCGCACCACCCATCTGGCCATCCAGTCGCTGTCGGTGGACGACGCGGTGATGCAGATGAACTTGATGAACAACGACTTCTACGTGTTCCAGAACCAGCAGTCGCAGGCGCTGTCCATCGTCTACCGCCGCAAGGAAGGGGGGTTCGGCGTCATCGAACCGCACCTGCCCTCCGCGCCGGTGGCCGCCACCGGCACGTGA
- a CDS encoding PTS sugar transporter subunit IIA: MRIADFLSPQAVVADMQSRTKAEVLRELSATLARAHPTLREDRLVAVLQEREKLGSTGIGEGVAIPHGKLAGMDSLQAAFCVSRAGVDFESIDGKPTHLFFALVAPENSAGVHLKALARISRLFKNPRFRAAILEAPTASDIHALIVQEDARP; encoded by the coding sequence TTGAGAATCGCCGATTTCCTCAGCCCCCAGGCGGTCGTCGCGGACATGCAGTCCCGCACGAAGGCGGAGGTGCTGCGCGAGCTGAGTGCCACGTTGGCCAGGGCGCACCCGACGCTGCGCGAGGACCGGCTGGTGGCGGTGCTCCAGGAACGCGAGAAGCTGGGCAGCACGGGCATTGGTGAAGGCGTGGCCATTCCGCACGGCAAGCTGGCCGGCATGGACAGCCTCCAGGCGGCCTTCTGCGTGTCGCGCGCGGGGGTGGACTTCGAATCCATCGACGGAAAGCCCACGCACCTGTTCTTCGCCCTGGTGGCGCCGGAGAACAGCGCGGGGGTGCACCTGAAGGCGCTGGCGCGCATCTCGCGGCTCTTCAAGAACCCTCGCTTCCGGGCAGCCATCCTGGAAGCGCCCACGGCGTCGGACATCCACGCCCTCATCGTCCAGGAAGACGCGCGGCCCTGA
- a CDS encoding alpha/beta hydrolase family protein translates to MSPFSRRSSRTARARPPDSPRVLGALGVAAALLLGGCASSRGAGQAPAEASVSPEGTDAAYAVGLASLAVEDTERHRSLKAVVWYPASPGTPMGEQKTSAVFAPFLAAKDAPVSDAQARWPVVLLSHGSGGMAINMSWFGAHLAARGFLVVSVNHPGNTYGDDNPEGYARGYERPRDFTVLLDHLLKDPAWGPRMDSRRIGAAGHSMGGYTALALVGARMNLEWIARVCTSPETRMHPGCDGLRDVDYGRIDMKVSRASYQDPRVRAAFAMAPGMAGSYEDQDLVDIHAPVELVLAKGDELMPHERMGMRLAGQLPAARTVVLDDAAHFSFLPECTPLGFQATPELCRDAVPGTRAALHARTLAEAVAFFRSTLAAR, encoded by the coding sequence ATGTCCCCCTTCTCGCGACGCTCCTCCCGGACCGCTCGTGCGCGCCCTCCCGACTCCCCGCGCGTGCTGGGTGCGCTCGGGGTCGCCGCGGCGTTGCTGCTGGGCGGCTGTGCCTCCTCGCGTGGCGCCGGACAGGCTCCTGCGGAGGCCTCCGTGTCCCCCGAGGGGACGGACGCGGCCTACGCGGTGGGGCTCGCGTCGTTGGCCGTCGAGGACACCGAGCGACACCGCTCGCTCAAGGCGGTGGTCTGGTACCCGGCGTCGCCCGGCACGCCGATGGGGGAACAGAAGACGTCCGCCGTGTTCGCGCCCTTCCTCGCCGCGAAGGACGCGCCGGTGTCGGACGCCCAGGCGCGCTGGCCGGTGGTGCTGCTGTCCCACGGCAGCGGGGGCATGGCCATCAACATGTCCTGGTTCGGCGCGCATCTGGCGGCGCGCGGCTTCCTCGTCGTGTCGGTGAACCATCCGGGCAACACCTACGGGGACGACAACCCGGAGGGCTACGCGCGTGGCTATGAGCGGCCTCGGGACTTCACCGTCCTCCTCGACCACCTGCTGAAGGACCCGGCGTGGGGGCCGCGCATGGACTCGCGGCGCATTGGCGCGGCGGGACACTCCATGGGGGGCTACACGGCGCTGGCGCTGGTGGGCGCGCGCATGAACCTGGAGTGGATCGCCCGGGTCTGCACCTCGCCCGAGACCCGGATGCATCCCGGCTGTGACGGGCTGCGCGACGTGGACTACGGCCGCATCGACATGAAGGTGTCGCGGGCTTCGTACCAGGACCCGCGCGTGAGGGCGGCCTTCGCGATGGCGCCGGGCATGGCGGGCTCCTACGAGGACCAGGACCTGGTGGACATCCACGCGCCAGTGGAGCTGGTGCTCGCGAAGGGCGACGAGCTGATGCCGCATGAGCGCATGGGCATGCGCCTGGCGGGACAGCTGCCGGCGGCGAGGACGGTGGTGCTCGACGACGCGGCGCACTTCAGCTTCCTGCCCGAGTGCACGCCGCTCGGCTTCCAGGCCACCCCCGAGCTGTGCCGGGATGCGGTCCCCGGAACGCGCGCGGCCCTGCATGCGCGCACGCTGGCGGAGGCCGTGGCCTTCTTCCGAAGCACGCTCGCCGCCCGCTGA
- a CDS encoding alpha/beta hydrolase family protein encodes MHRAFQLRSAALLVAAVVLTGGCASKKPSEAPRTDVAALYGADAAYAVGVTQSLTFEDAARHRTLKPLLWYPVAPGTPMDDRAPSDLFKPFFGAKDAPLSDAQARWPVVLLSHGSGGSVMDLSWFGANLAAHGFIVVGVNHPGNTYGDTSPEGFARAYERPRDFTVILDHLLKDATWGPRVDPERIGASGHSMGGYTALALVGLNLNLEWIARRCKTPGTREEIGCEGLRDVDYDRIDMKVSRASYQDPRVKAAFAMAPGMAASFEARDTADIQRPVELVLAKGDELMPHARHGLHLSALLPVASTTTVVLEDAGHFSFLPECYPKGFDVIAMLCKDPVAGTRAASHARTSAEGVAFFRRTLDVRQQAAGALR; translated from the coding sequence ATGCACCGCGCCTTCCAGCTGAGGTCCGCAGCGCTCCTCGTCGCCGCCGTCGTGCTGACGGGAGGCTGTGCGTCGAAGAAGCCGTCCGAGGCGCCGCGCACGGACGTGGCGGCGCTCTACGGGGCGGACGCGGCCTACGCGGTGGGCGTCACGCAGTCACTGACCTTCGAGGACGCGGCCCGCCACCGCACGCTGAAGCCGCTGCTCTGGTACCCGGTGGCTCCGGGCACGCCGATGGATGACCGCGCGCCGTCGGACCTGTTCAAGCCCTTCTTCGGCGCGAAGGACGCACCGCTGTCGGACGCACAGGCGCGCTGGCCGGTGGTGCTGCTGTCGCACGGGAGCGGTGGCTCGGTCATGGACCTGTCCTGGTTCGGCGCGAACCTGGCGGCGCACGGCTTCATCGTCGTGGGGGTGAACCACCCGGGCAACACCTACGGAGACACGAGTCCGGAGGGCTTCGCGCGGGCCTACGAGCGGCCGCGGGACTTCACGGTCATCCTCGACCACCTGCTGAAGGACGCGACGTGGGGGCCGCGAGTGGATCCGGAGCGCATCGGCGCGTCGGGGCACTCCATGGGGGGCTACACGGCGCTGGCGCTGGTGGGGCTGAACCTGAACCTGGAGTGGATCGCGCGGCGCTGCAAGACGCCGGGCACCCGCGAGGAGATTGGCTGCGAGGGGTTGCGCGACGTGGACTACGACCGCATCGACATGAAGGTGTCGCGGGCTTCGTACCAGGACCCGCGCGTGAAGGCGGCCTTCGCGATGGCGCCAGGGATGGCGGCCTCCTTCGAGGCCCGGGACACCGCGGACATCCAACGGCCGGTGGAGCTGGTGCTCGCGAAGGGCGACGAGCTGATGCCGCACGCGCGGCACGGCCTCCACCTGTCCGCGCTGCTGCCGGTCGCCTCCACGACGACGGTGGTCCTGGAGGACGCGGGCCACTTCAGCTTCCTGCCCGAGTGCTACCCCAAGGGCTTCGACGTCATCGCCATGCTGTGCAAGGACCCCGTGGCCGGGACGCGCGCGGCTTCGCATGCGCGCACGAGCGCCGAGGGCGTGGCGTTCTTCCGCCGCACGCTGGACGTGCGCCAGCAGGCCGCCGGGGCGCTCCGCTGA
- the dtd gene encoding D-aminoacyl-tRNA deacylase, giving the protein MKAVVQRVLEASVTVDGQRVSEMGPGLLVLLGVGKGDTDADLAWMVEKLATLRIFEDADGKMNLSLEDTSKHLIVVSQFTLYGDARKGRRPSFTDAMEPVAAKALYERACEALRQRGLTVGTGIFAADMKVALVNDGPVTLLLESPPKAAAPA; this is encoded by the coding sequence ATGAAGGCCGTGGTGCAGCGGGTGCTGGAAGCGTCGGTGACGGTGGACGGCCAGCGCGTGAGCGAGATGGGCCCGGGCCTGCTCGTGCTCCTGGGCGTGGGCAAGGGCGACACCGACGCGGACCTCGCGTGGATGGTGGAGAAGCTGGCCACGCTGCGCATCTTCGAGGACGCCGACGGGAAGATGAACCTGTCGCTGGAGGACACCTCCAAGCACCTCATCGTCGTCAGCCAGTTCACCCTCTACGGGGATGCGCGCAAGGGCCGCCGGCCCAGCTTCACCGACGCGATGGAGCCGGTGGCGGCCAAGGCCCTCTACGAGCGCGCGTGCGAAGCGCTGCGCCAGCGCGGCCTCACCGTGGGCACCGGCATCTTCGCCGCGGACATGAAGGTCGCGCTCGTCAACGACGGGCCCGTCACCCTCCTGCTGGAGAGTCCGCCGAAGGCCGCGGCCCCGGCCTAG
- a CDS encoding ABC transporter permease: MSGPRGLRLRSWGARFGLAVACVWVFTALFAPWLSPSSPDAIDLTRELSPPTSGHLLGTGENGIDVLTHVLYGARVSLEVSFFAVVLSAAVGITLGGIAGYAGGLVDEGLMRLVDVLLAFPGILLALFITAVLGPSLANVVFALSFTGWTGYARLTRGQVLTLRERDYVQAARALGSGPGRILVRHLLPNAAGPLLVQATFALPGAIVAEASLSFLGLGVPPGTPSWGALVDQGTQYLLVAPHVALFPGIALAVTVLGFNLLGDALRDAMDPRQEGR, encoded by the coding sequence GTGAGCGGGCCCCGCGGCCTCCGGCTGCGCTCCTGGGGCGCCCGGTTCGGGCTCGCCGTGGCGTGCGTCTGGGTGTTCACCGCGCTGTTCGCGCCGTGGCTCAGCCCCTCCTCGCCGGACGCCATCGACCTCACGCGCGAGCTGTCGCCGCCGACGTCGGGGCACCTGCTGGGGACGGGGGAGAATGGCATCGACGTGCTCACCCACGTGCTGTACGGCGCGCGCGTGTCGCTGGAGGTGTCCTTCTTCGCGGTGGTGCTGTCGGCCGCGGTGGGCATCACGCTGGGCGGCATCGCGGGGTACGCGGGCGGGCTCGTGGACGAGGGCCTGATGCGGCTGGTGGATGTGCTGCTCGCGTTCCCCGGCATCCTGCTGGCGCTGTTCATCACCGCCGTGCTGGGCCCCAGCCTCGCGAACGTCGTCTTCGCCCTCTCCTTCACGGGATGGACGGGCTACGCGCGGCTGACGCGCGGACAGGTGCTCACCCTGCGCGAGCGCGACTACGTGCAGGCGGCGCGCGCCCTGGGCAGTGGCCCGGGGCGGATCCTCGTGCGGCACCTGCTGCCGAATGCCGCGGGCCCCCTGCTCGTCCAGGCGACGTTCGCGCTGCCGGGGGCCATCGTCGCGGAGGCCTCGCTGAGCTTCCTGGGGCTGGGCGTTCCACCGGGCACACCGTCCTGGGGCGCGCTGGTGGACCAGGGGACGCAGTACCTGCTGGTGGCGCCGCATGTGGCGCTCTTCCCCGGCATCGCGTTGGCGGTCACGGTGCTGGGCTTCAATCTGTTGGGCGACGCGCTCCGCGACGCGATGGATCCACGCCAAGAAGGCCGGTGA
- a CDS encoding ABC transporter permease, with protein MSRRLVSAVIALVGALLLVSLFLHLVPGDPVDVMLGEQATQVDRAALRRAVGLDLPWYAQLWTFARDLATGELRTSLPPFQRKVLPALGAALPYTLLLTVAAMAVSLVLALPLGVMAAARRGTPVDAAAMGVSVAGVALPRFWLGPVLIILFALKLDWLPVSGAESWRHLVLPAFTLGTALAAFLARMTRATMLEALREDYVTVARSKGLSPRVVLWKHAFRNALLPLVTVLGLEFGALLGGAIVTEKVFAWPGMGTLLLTAIEKRDYNTVRATVLLFTFCYVLVNTLTDAAYTWVDPRVRRRS; from the coding sequence GTGAGCCGGCGGCTGGTGTCGGCGGTCATCGCGTTGGTGGGCGCGCTGCTGCTCGTGTCGCTGTTCCTGCACCTCGTGCCGGGGGACCCGGTGGACGTGATGCTGGGCGAGCAGGCGACCCAGGTGGACCGCGCGGCGCTGCGGCGGGCGGTGGGGTTGGACCTGCCGTGGTACGCGCAGCTCTGGACGTTCGCCAGGGACCTGGCCACGGGGGAGCTGCGCACGTCGCTGCCTCCCTTCCAGCGCAAGGTGCTGCCGGCCCTGGGCGCCGCGCTGCCGTACACGCTGCTGCTCACCGTGGCGGCGATGGCGGTGTCGCTGGTGCTGGCGCTGCCCCTGGGCGTGATGGCGGCGGCGCGGCGGGGCACGCCCGTGGACGCGGCGGCGATGGGCGTGTCCGTGGCGGGCGTGGCCCTGCCCCGCTTCTGGCTGGGCCCGGTGCTCATCATCCTCTTCGCGCTGAAGCTGGACTGGCTGCCGGTGTCGGGCGCGGAGTCCTGGCGGCACCTGGTGCTGCCCGCGTTCACGCTGGGCACGGCGCTGGCCGCGTTCCTCGCGCGGATGACTCGCGCGACGATGCTGGAGGCCCTGCGCGAGGACTACGTCACCGTGGCCCGGTCCAAGGGCCTGTCCCCCCGCGTGGTGCTGTGGAAGCACGCGTTCCGCAACGCGCTGCTGCCGCTGGTGACGGTGCTGGGCCTGGAGTTCGGTGCGCTGCTGGGCGGCGCCATCGTGACGGAGAAGGTGTTCGCGTGGCCGGGCATGGGCACGCTGCTGCTCACCGCCATCGAGAAGCGCGACTACAACACCGTGCGCGCCACGGTGCTGCTCTTCACCTTCTGCTACGTCCTGGTCAACACGCTCACCGACGCGGCCTATACGTGGGTGGATCCCCGCGTGAGGAGGCGCTCGTGA
- a CDS encoding ABC transporter substrate-binding protein, with amino-acid sequence MGAPPDIHPVTDAILPLPSHGPWVFVIALALALDAGCRAPTPPAGITVLLEAPPDSLDDRFALTAHGQRLAQLISPGLLTFDDASRPVPQLAESFREVSPTVVEFILRPRLTFHDGSPVTAGDVKASYDSLRDPKLGSPKRERYEPLERVEVVDARTVRFHLKRPYAPLLAELSAAILPAGRAGPGGIEAQAAHPVGAGPFRFESWPDEEHLTLVPFAGWHGGAPAMSRLTFRVVRDETTRVLELLKGRADLVVNGVSPAVLPALREAPHLRVVTKPGTGFTYLGLNLREGPLADVRVRQALCHLIDVRPLVEHKLHGLAEPASSMLPREHWAFTATPGCGYAPEEAARLLDAAGYPDPDGPGGRPRLSFTFKTSTDRFRRAVALVLKEQLAKGGVAVEVRALEFGTFFEDVRRGRFELFTLKWAAVMEPDLLRGAFHSANIPGPENHWGGFNRGALKDPTLDRVLEAATQASPEERRALYAQAQRELDADMPVIPLWHEASIAVVSSRLADFEPSAHGLLLPLAKAREVTP; translated from the coding sequence ATGGGCGCTCCGCCTGACATCCACCCCGTGACAGACGCCATCCTTCCCCTGCCCTCCCACGGCCCGTGGGTGTTCGTCATCGCGCTGGCGTTGGCGCTTGACGCCGGCTGCCGCGCCCCCACTCCCCCGGCCGGCATCACGGTGCTGCTGGAGGCGCCGCCGGACAGCCTGGATGACCGCTTCGCCCTCACGGCCCATGGACAGCGCCTGGCGCAGCTCATCAGCCCGGGCCTGCTCACCTTCGACGACGCCAGCCGGCCCGTGCCCCAGCTGGCCGAGTCCTTCCGGGAGGTGTCCCCGACGGTGGTGGAGTTCATCCTGCGCCCGAGGCTCACCTTCCACGACGGGAGCCCCGTCACCGCCGGGGACGTGAAGGCCAGCTACGACAGCCTGCGCGACCCGAAGCTGGGCAGCCCCAAGCGCGAACGGTACGAGCCCCTGGAGCGGGTGGAGGTGGTGGACGCCCGCACGGTCCGTTTCCACCTGAAGCGGCCGTACGCGCCGCTGCTCGCGGAGCTGTCCGCGGCCATCCTCCCCGCCGGACGCGCCGGGCCGGGCGGCATCGAGGCACAGGCGGCGCACCCGGTGGGCGCGGGGCCCTTCCGCTTCGAGTCCTGGCCGGACGAGGAGCACCTGACGCTCGTCCCCTTCGCGGGCTGGCACGGAGGAGCGCCCGCCATGTCCCGGCTGACGTTCCGCGTGGTGCGGGACGAGACGACCCGGGTGCTGGAGCTGCTCAAGGGCCGGGCGGACCTGGTGGTCAACGGCGTGTCCCCGGCGGTGCTGCCCGCGCTGCGCGAGGCGCCCCACCTGCGCGTGGTGACGAAGCCGGGCACGGGCTTCACCTACCTGGGCCTCAACCTGCGCGAAGGGCCGCTCGCGGACGTGCGCGTGCGCCAGGCGCTCTGCCACCTCATCGACGTGCGCCCGCTGGTGGAGCACAAGCTGCACGGGTTGGCGGAGCCCGCCTCCAGCATGCTGCCCCGCGAGCACTGGGCCTTCACGGCCACGCCGGGGTGCGGCTACGCGCCCGAGGAGGCGGCCCGGCTGCTGGATGCGGCGGGGTATCCGGATCCGGACGGTCCCGGGGGCAGGCCGCGCCTGTCCTTCACCTTCAAGACGAGCACGGACCGCTTCCGGCGCGCGGTGGCGCTGGTGCTCAAGGAGCAGCTGGCGAAGGGCGGCGTGGCCGTGGAGGTGCGGGCGCTGGAGTTCGGCACCTTCTTCGAGGACGTGCGCCGGGGCCGCTTCGAGCTGTTCACGCTGAAGTGGGCCGCGGTGATGGAGCCGGATCTGCTGCGGGGCGCGTTCCATTCCGCGAACATCCCCGGGCCGGAGAACCACTGGGGCGGCTTCAACCGGGGCGCGCTCAAGGACCCCACGCTGGACCGCGTGCTGGAGGCGGCGACGCAGGCCTCCCCCGAGGAGCGGCGGGCGCTCTACGCGCAGGCCCAGCGGGAGCTGGACGCGGACATGCCCGTCATCCCGCTGTGGCACGAGGCGAGCATCGCGGTGGTGTCCTCGAGGCTGGCGGACTTCGAGCCCAGCGCGCACGGCCTGCTGCTGCCGCTGGCGAAGGCGCGGGAGGTGACGCCGTGA
- the dacB gene encoding D-alanyl-D-alanine carboxypeptidase/D-alanyl-D-alanine endopeptidase has product MQVFRTRPFWAAAAIALWLPSATLAAPPSTDKKAEREALKNALVQVMQRTALKSSRVGVHMQSLDDGTVVFSHNADELLNPASNVKLVTSSAALVSLGPEFRYDTEFLVEPELPADGKVKTLYVRGKGDPTITTERLYGITSELLHAGLKEVQDIVVDDSWFDAERTPPGYDQEDSDRAYMAPTGAVSLNWNAVAVYVRSAPGGKAVVDMEPPSDFFIVDNTVTSGPGRARRVSVKSDASGDKQKIVVKGQVPDERGAVSVWKKIDSPPLYFGGTLKQLLVSRGVKVKGKVKLGLTPSRARMVYVSQSDTFDIVLKRLNKLSSNFVAETLLKTMGAELRGAPGSFAKGIDVVEEFLARDVGIARGTYVMKNGSGLNDANRFSTAQVDRLLRHMYERFPLAPEYLSSLGIAGKDGTLKYRFDGTDAVGRLRAKTGTLEGVSALSGYVQSAGGEKFSFSIMVNDYAGRAGPVVAGMDALGAAVAATGSTLGPGTALASLNDGQKAQGGAPDIVNRVKTYLELGKQHDQRNIGFLRTAWRSERDPAVRAVLAEGLYQSNPHDYLGTRTLLDSYSSTDDVYGRLREVARVLSVGVPGVSSMVELAASGNTEALARVLELCRAAGTARDAQAQDELSDGLGEVARTAPEELVTALRTASAGERDATVTLLAQGLVKGGDTTHPFWKSLRKLGTGGADSQLTAFAKGLDSTLTIKTAEARTTQRAQPVQVVAPGSASPDAVPASGVLRPGG; this is encoded by the coding sequence GTGCAGGTTTTTCGAACCAGACCCTTCTGGGCAGCGGCCGCCATTGCCTTGTGGCTGCCGTCCGCCACCCTTGCCGCGCCGCCGTCCACCGACAAAAAGGCTGAACGCGAGGCGTTGAAGAACGCGCTCGTGCAGGTGATGCAGCGCACCGCGCTCAAGAGCAGCCGCGTCGGCGTGCACATGCAGAGCCTGGACGACGGCACGGTGGTGTTCAGCCACAACGCGGACGAGCTGCTCAACCCCGCCTCCAACGTGAAGCTCGTCACGTCCTCCGCGGCGCTCGTGTCCCTGGGGCCGGAGTTCCGCTACGACACGGAGTTCCTCGTCGAGCCGGAGCTGCCCGCCGACGGCAAGGTCAAGACGCTCTACGTGCGCGGCAAGGGCGACCCGACCATCACCACCGAGCGCCTCTACGGCATCACCTCCGAGCTGCTCCACGCGGGCCTCAAGGAGGTGCAGGACATCGTCGTGGACGACTCCTGGTTCGACGCCGAGCGCACCCCGCCCGGCTACGACCAGGAGGACTCCGACCGCGCGTACATGGCGCCCACCGGCGCGGTCAGCCTCAACTGGAACGCGGTGGCCGTCTATGTGCGCTCCGCTCCCGGCGGCAAGGCCGTGGTGGACATGGAGCCGCCCAGCGACTTCTTCATCGTGGACAACACCGTCACCAGCGGCCCCGGCCGCGCGCGGCGCGTGTCCGTGAAGTCCGACGCGTCCGGCGACAAGCAGAAGATCGTCGTGAAGGGCCAGGTGCCCGACGAGCGCGGCGCGGTGAGCGTGTGGAAGAAGATCGACAGCCCGCCCCTGTACTTCGGCGGCACGCTCAAGCAGCTGCTCGTCTCGCGCGGCGTGAAGGTGAAGGGGAAGGTGAAGCTGGGCCTCACGCCCTCGCGCGCGCGCATGGTGTACGTGTCCCAGTCCGACACGTTCGACATCGTCCTCAAGCGCCTCAACAAGCTCTCCAGCAACTTCGTCGCGGAGACGCTGCTCAAGACGATGGGCGCGGAGCTGCGGGGCGCGCCGGGCTCGTTCGCCAAGGGCATCGACGTGGTGGAGGAGTTCCTGGCCCGCGACGTGGGCATCGCGCGCGGCACCTACGTGATGAAGAACGGCAGCGGCCTCAACGACGCCAACCGCTTCTCCACCGCGCAGGTGGACCGGCTGCTGCGCCACATGTACGAGCGCTTCCCGCTGGCCCCGGAGTACCTGTCCTCGCTGGGCATCGCTGGCAAGGACGGCACGCTCAAGTATCGCTTCGACGGCACGGACGCCGTGGGCCGGCTGCGCGCCAAGACGGGCACCCTGGAGGGCGTCTCCGCGCTCAGCGGCTACGTGCAGTCCGCGGGCGGGGAGAAGTTCTCCTTCTCCATCATGGTCAACGACTACGCGGGCCGCGCCGGCCCGGTCGTCGCGGGCATGGACGCCCTGGGCGCGGCGGTGGCCGCCACCGGCTCCACGCTGGGGCCGGGCACCGCGCTGGCGTCGCTCAATGACGGCCAGAAGGCCCAGGGCGGCGCGCCGGACATCGTCAACCGCGTGAAGACCTACCTGGAGCTGGGCAAGCAGCACGACCAGCGCAACATCGGCTTCCTGCGCACCGCGTGGCGCAGCGAGCGCGACCCCGCCGTGCGCGCCGTGCTGGCGGAGGGCCTCTACCAGTCCAACCCGCACGACTACCTGGGCACGCGCACGCTGCTGGACAGCTACTCCTCCACGGATGACGTCTACGGCCGGCTGCGCGAGGTGGCCCGGGTCCTGTCGGTGGGCGTCCCCGGCGTGAGCAGCATGGTGGAGCTGGCCGCCAGCGGGAACACGGAGGCCCTGGCCCGCGTGCTGGAGCTGTGCCGCGCGGCGGGCACGGCCCGCGATGCCCAGGCCCAGGATGAGCTCAGCGACGGCCTGGGCGAGGTGGCCCGCACCGCCCCCGAGGAGCTGGTGACCGCCCTGCGCACCGCGAGCGCCGGCGAGCGCGACGCGACCGTCACCCTGCTGGCCCAGGGGCTGGTGAAGGGCGGGGACACCACCCATCCCTTCTGGAAGTCCCTGCGCAAGCTGGGCACCGGCGGCGCGGATTCGCAGCTCACCGCCTTCGCCAAGGGGCTGGACTCCACCCTCACCATCAAGACCGCCGAGGCCCGCACCACCCAGCGCGCCCAGCCGGTCCAGGTGGTGGCGCCGGGCTCCGCCTCGCCCGACGCCGTGCCCGCCTCCGGCGTCCTCCGCCCGGGCGGGTAG
- a CDS encoding single-stranded DNA-binding protein, with translation MAGGVNKVILIGNLGADPEVRFTPGGQAVANFRIATSESWNDKNGQKQERTEWHRIVVWGKLAELCGEYLKKGRQCFVEGRLQTREWMDKENKKNYTTEVVATSVTFLGGRDAGEGYSGGSGSGGGRRQQQGGGNGGYSQGRDDYGQPPPMGMDDGGNMGGGHSGGTDEDIPF, from the coding sequence ATGGCTGGTGGCGTGAACAAGGTCATTCTCATTGGCAATCTCGGGGCGGACCCCGAAGTGCGCTTCACCCCGGGCGGTCAGGCCGTGGCGAACTTCCGCATCGCGACGAGCGAGAGCTGGAACGACAAGAACGGCCAGAAGCAGGAGCGCACCGAGTGGCACCGCATCGTCGTCTGGGGAAAGCTCGCGGAGCTGTGCGGCGAGTACCTCAAGAAGGGGCGGCAGTGCTTCGTCGAGGGCCGTCTGCAGACGCGTGAGTGGATGGATAAGGAGAACAAGAAGAACTACACCACCGAGGTCGTCGCCACCTCCGTCACCTTCCTCGGCGGCCGTGACGCCGGCGAGGGCTACAGCGGCGGCAGCGGTAGCGGCGGCGGACGCCGGCAGCAGCAGGGCGGTGGCAACGGCGGCTACTCGCAGGGCCGGGACGACTACGGCCAGCCGCCCCCCATGGGCATGGACGACGGCGGGAACATGGGCGGTGGCCACTCCGGCGGCACGGACGAAGACATCCCGTTCTGA
- a CDS encoding succinate dehydrogenase, with protein sequence MSTQATAEAITDRTPLLKSRLGSFLAVMPLSIWVINHLWNNLSAFYGAAAWEKSVTEYANPFAQAFTFIIVILPLLIHAAWGMVRMFSFKPNNLAYNNYGNLKFLVQRVAGLGVLAFLGAHIWLAFLHPRLVEGHAEPFADIAREMRFHGPTLMVYLLGTLGTAFHLANGLQTFAMGWGIFASDRSMRRFEPFTILIFLVLLAMSWGAIYALYTAGAAYGPGGMDVG encoded by the coding sequence ATGAGCACCCAAGCCACCGCCGAAGCCATCACCGACCGGACGCCCCTGTTGAAGTCTCGGCTGGGGTCGTTCCTCGCCGTGATGCCCCTGAGCATCTGGGTCATCAACCATCTGTGGAACAACCTGTCCGCCTTCTACGGCGCGGCGGCCTGGGAAAAGTCGGTGACGGAGTACGCGAACCCGTTCGCCCAGGCGTTCACGTTCATCATCGTCATCCTGCCGCTGCTCATCCACGCCGCGTGGGGCATGGTGCGGATGTTCAGCTTCAAGCCGAACAACCTCGCCTACAACAACTACGGCAACCTCAAGTTCCTCGTGCAGCGCGTGGCGGGCCTGGGCGTGCTCGCGTTCCTGGGCGCGCACATCTGGCTGGCCTTCCTGCACCCGCGCCTGGTGGAGGGCCACGCGGAGCCCTTCGCGGACATCGCGCGGGAGATGCGCTTCCACGGCCCCACGCTGATGGTCTACCTGCTGGGCACGCTGGGCACCGCGTTCCACCTGGCCAACGGCCTCCAGACGTTCGCCATGGGCTGGGGCATCTTCGCCAGCGACCGCTCCATGCGCCGCTTCGAGCCCTTCACCATCCTCATCTTCCTGGTCCTGCTGGCCATGTCCTGGGGCGCCATCTACGCCCTCTACACGGCGGGCGCGGCGTACGGCCCGGGCGGCATGGACGTCGGCTGA